A genomic region of Vitis vinifera cultivar Pinot Noir 40024 chromosome 7, ASM3070453v1 contains the following coding sequences:
- the LOC100260435 gene encoding uncharacterized protein LOC100260435 yields the protein MHSITTRIPYKTLVRPLFFAQSRNLCSASATTQKLERIADELLDLTKLERYDYSILFRLKLGLNKYGPAVSGLASADSASAGSGSAPADAKAAEKTAFDIKLEKFDAAAKIKIIKEVRTFTDLGLKEAKDLVEKAPVVLKKGVTKEEGNPIVEKLKELGATVVLE from the coding sequence ATGCATTCCATTACCACAAGGATCCCTTACAAAACCCTAGTTAGACCCTTGTTCTTTGCCCAGTCTCGCAATCTTTGCTCTGCTTCTGCAACCACGCAGAAGCTCGAAAGAATCGCCGACGAGCTTCTCGACCTCACGAAGCTCGAAAGGTACGACTACTCCATCCTTTTCAGGCTCAAACTTGGCCTCAACAAGTACGGTCCCGCCGTGTCTGGTCTGGCGTCTGCCGATTCTGCGTCCGCCGGATCCGGGTCTGCCCCCGCAGACGCCAAAGCTGCTGAGAAGACGGCTTTCGACATCAAGCTGGAGAAGTTCGATGCTGCTGCCAAAATCAAGATCATCAAGGAAGTTAGGACTTTTACTGATCTGGGATTGAAAGAAGCCAAAGACTTGGTGGAGAAAGCCCCGGTTGTTTTGAAGAAAGGGGTTACTAAAGAGGAGGGTAATCCCATTGTTGAGAAGCTCAAGGAGTTGGGAGCCACTGTGGTATTGGAATAA